Proteins from a genomic interval of Desulfovibrio piger:
- the phnG gene encoding phosphonate C-P lyase system protein PhnG produces the protein MRLLALAPETCLDEALSGISLPGYRIVRGPETGLVMARGRVGNVGDVFNVGEVLVTRCVVQLEEKTLGHAWIMGESPRHAELAALCDALWQQESYAALLDEKLRPCLEQAIDEKRKAAARDAAGTKVNFFTFVRGEDQ, from the coding sequence TTGCGCCTGCTGGCGCTTGCCCCGGAGACCTGCCTTGATGAGGCCCTGTCCGGGATCAGCCTGCCTGGCTACCGCATCGTGCGCGGGCCCGAAACGGGGCTCGTGATGGCCCGGGGACGCGTCGGCAATGTCGGCGATGTCTTCAACGTAGGGGAAGTGCTGGTCACCCGCTGTGTCGTCCAGCTGGAAGAAAAGACGCTTGGCCATGCCTGGATCATGGGGGAATCCCCCCGCCATGCGGAACTGGCGGCCCTGTGCGATGCCCTGTGGCAGCAGGAAAGCTACGCGGCGTTGCTGGACGAAAAGCTGCGCCCCTGCCTGGAACAGGCCATAGACGAAAAAAGAAAGGCTGCCGCCCGCGATGCGGCAGGTACGAAAGTCAACTTTTTCACCTTTGTCCGCGGAGAAGACCAGTGA
- the phnL gene encoding phosphonate C-P lyase system protein PhnL, translated as MHQFNHPAGDAPVVEVRHLCKTFVLHQQGGIRIQALQDVNFDVRAGECVALHGPSGAGKSTLLKTLYGNYLPSSGQVIVRCEDCETDMATASTRAISRVRRECIGYVSQFLRVIPRVSALDLVAEPLLDAGEDRETALDAAQKMLTRLNLPERLWHVAPATFSGGEQQRVNIARGLIRPMPLLLLDEPTASLDGINRQVVIDLIHEARQRGSAIVGIFHDDVARNAVADRIVPMDRP; from the coding sequence ATGCATCAGTTCAACCATCCTGCCGGCGACGCTCCTGTGGTGGAGGTGCGTCACCTGTGCAAAACCTTTGTCCTGCACCAGCAGGGCGGCATCCGCATCCAGGCGCTGCAGGACGTCAATTTTGACGTGCGTGCCGGAGAATGTGTGGCCCTGCACGGGCCTTCCGGGGCCGGGAAGTCGACTCTGCTCAAGACCCTGTACGGTAACTATCTGCCCAGTTCCGGGCAGGTGATCGTCCGCTGCGAAGACTGCGAGACGGATATGGCCACGGCTTCCACGCGCGCCATCAGCCGTGTGCGCCGGGAATGCATCGGTTATGTCAGCCAGTTCCTCCGTGTCATCCCGCGTGTGAGTGCCCTGGATCTGGTGGCCGAACCTTTGCTGGATGCCGGTGAAGACCGTGAGACGGCCCTTGATGCCGCGCAGAAGATGCTGACCCGCCTCAACCTGCCCGAACGCCTCTGGCATGTGGCCCCGGCTACCTTCTCCGGCGGGGAGCAGCAGCGTGTGAATATCGCGCGCGGGCTCATCCGGCCCATGCCCCTGCTGTTGCTGGACGAACCCACCGCCTCTCTGGACGGCATCAACCGGCAGGTGGTCATCGACCTCATCCATGAGGCCAGGCAGCGGGGCAGTGCCATCGTGGGCATCTTCCATGATGATGTGGCCCGCAATGCCGTGGCGGACAGGATCGTCCCCATGGACAGGCCGTAA
- the phnC gene encoding phosphonate ABC transporter ATP-binding protein — protein sequence MIHISNLNKTFGSSKGLSHINLHVAPGEMVALIGSSGSGKSTLMRHICGLTAADKGESLVRVDNEIVQKNGCISRDIRRIRAGIGMIFQQFNLVERMSVARNVMLGALARTSLWRSLTGAFHTDDRELALRALARVGIGEKAWQRTGTLSGGQQQRAAIARALVQRARVLLADEPIASLDPESARNVMQTLRDLNQKDGLTVVVTLHQVDYAMRFCPRTVALKKGEIVYDGPTERLTPQFLAELYGAESDELFAAKTSAAQEAVTLPGSPVRETSRAA from the coding sequence ATGATCCACATCAGCAATCTCAATAAAACGTTCGGCAGCAGCAAAGGCCTTTCTCACATCAACCTGCATGTGGCCCCGGGAGAGATGGTGGCCCTCATCGGCTCTTCCGGTTCCGGCAAATCCACGCTCATGCGTCACATCTGCGGTCTGACCGCCGCAGACAAGGGCGAGAGCCTGGTGCGGGTCGATAACGAGATCGTGCAGAAAAACGGCTGTATCAGCCGGGACATCCGCCGCATCCGCGCCGGTATCGGCATGATCTTCCAGCAGTTCAACCTGGTGGAGCGCATGAGCGTGGCCCGCAACGTCATGCTGGGGGCTCTGGCCCGCACCAGTCTGTGGCGCAGCCTGACCGGTGCTTTCCACACGGATGACAGGGAGCTTGCCCTTCGGGCCCTGGCCCGCGTGGGGATCGGGGAAAAGGCCTGGCAGCGCACCGGTACCCTTTCCGGCGGGCAGCAGCAGCGTGCCGCCATCGCCCGTGCTCTGGTGCAGCGTGCCCGCGTGCTGCTGGCTGACGAGCCCATCGCCTCGCTGGACCCCGAATCGGCCCGCAATGTCATGCAGACCCTGCGCGACCTCAACCAGAAGGATGGCCTCACCGTTGTGGTGACCCTGCACCAGGTGGATTACGCCATGCGCTTCTGCCCCCGTACCGTGGCCCTGAAAAAAGGCGAGATTGTCTACGACGGCCCCACGGAACGTCTGACGCCCCAGTTCCTGGCGGAACTGTACGGCGCTGAAAGCGACGAGCTTTTTGCCGCCAAGACCAGCGCCGCCCAGGAAGCGGTGACGCTGCCCGGTAGCCCTGTCCGCGAGACGTCCCGCGCTGCCTAG
- the phnK gene encoding phosphonate C-P lyase system protein PhnK yields the protein MSLLDTNLDPVLSARQLTRRYGSRIGCKDVSLDLWPGEVLGIVGESGSGKSTLLNMLSGRLEPSAGHVHYTAADGKVLDIHSLDEAQRRRLLRTELGFVHQHPRDGLRMSVSAGANIGERLMANGARHYGNLRATALDWLERVEIPVQRVDDTPSQYSGGMQQRLQIARNLVTTPRLVFMDEPTGGLDVSVQARLLDLLRHLVRDMGLAVVLVTHDLAVARLLSHRLIVMYHGEVAETGLTDQVLDDPQHPYSQLLVSSILQC from the coding sequence GTGAGCCTCTTGGATACCAATCTTGATCCCGTCCTTTCCGCCCGCCAGCTGACGCGGCGTTACGGCAGCCGCATCGGCTGCAAGGACGTTTCACTGGATCTGTGGCCCGGGGAAGTCCTCGGCATCGTGGGCGAATCCGGCTCCGGCAAGAGCACGCTGCTGAACATGCTTTCCGGCCGTCTGGAACCTTCCGCCGGGCATGTCCACTACACGGCAGCTGACGGCAAGGTACTGGATATCCACAGCCTGGATGAAGCCCAACGCCGCCGTCTGCTGCGTACCGAACTGGGCTTCGTCCACCAGCATCCCCGCGACGGCCTGCGCATGTCGGTCAGCGCCGGCGCCAATATCGGCGAGCGGCTCATGGCCAACGGAGCCCGGCATTACGGGAACCTGCGGGCCACGGCTCTGGACTGGCTGGAACGGGTGGAGATCCCCGTGCAGCGTGTGGACGATACGCCGTCCCAGTATTCCGGCGGCATGCAGCAGCGTCTGCAGATCGCCCGCAATCTGGTGACCACGCCGCGCCTCGTCTTCATGGACGAACCTACCGGCGGTCTGGACGTGTCTGTCCAGGCCCGCCTGCTGGACCTGCTGCGCCATCTGGTGCGCGACATGGGACTGGCCGTGGTGCTCGTGACCCACGATCTGGCGGTGGCCCGGCTGCTCTCGCACCGTCTGATCGTCATGTACCACGGTGAAGTGGCGGAGACCGGTCTGACGGATCAGGTACTGGACGATCCGCAGCACCCCTATTCCCAGTTGCTGGTCTCTTCCATCCTGCAGTGCTGA
- a CDS encoding carbon-phosphorus lyase complex subunit PhnI gives MYVAVKGGEKAIAAAHALLARERRGDVQIPEVTLEQLAGQLKLAVDRIMAEGSLYSPELAALAFKQAQGDAVEAIFLLRAYRTTLPRFGVSEPMDTSRMRVERRISATWKDLPGGQILGSTFDYTHRLLDRGLAVPGTAPRDVEPERTAEDLAMMAADAQALLQEPLPRAMDALGREGLMESVAPSHEGNDCPDITRQPLELPADGSGDRAVRLQSMARADEGFLLGMAYSTQRGYGAVHPFTGELRRGFVELTVIPEELGFAITLGEVELTECDMVSRYTGRALEPCFTRGYGLVFGNNERKALSMSIVDRALRARELQEDQIDPAQNPEFVLMHGDNVDASGFVQHIKLPHYVDFQAELSLIRQLRERKHAEEQAAAASEKHAEASHA, from the coding sequence ATGTATGTAGCTGTAAAAGGTGGCGAAAAAGCCATTGCCGCGGCACATGCCCTGCTTGCCCGGGAGCGGCGGGGCGATGTGCAGATTCCTGAAGTAACACTTGAACAATTGGCAGGGCAGCTCAAGCTGGCCGTGGACCGCATCATGGCCGAGGGCTCCCTGTACAGCCCCGAACTTGCCGCACTGGCCTTCAAGCAGGCCCAGGGCGACGCCGTGGAAGCCATCTTTTTGCTGCGCGCCTATCGCACGACCCTGCCCCGTTTCGGTGTTTCCGAGCCCATGGATACTTCCCGCATGCGGGTGGAGCGGCGCATCTCCGCCACCTGGAAGGATCTGCCCGGCGGCCAGATCCTGGGATCCACCTTTGACTATACGCACCGCCTGCTGGATCGCGGTCTGGCCGTGCCCGGGACCGCTCCCCGGGATGTGGAGCCCGAAAGGACGGCGGAAGATCTGGCGATGATGGCGGCCGATGCGCAGGCCCTGCTGCAGGAACCGCTGCCCAGAGCCATGGACGCTCTTGGGCGCGAAGGCCTGATGGAATCCGTGGCCCCTTCGCATGAAGGCAATGATTGCCCGGACATCACCCGCCAGCCGCTGGAGCTGCCGGCCGACGGTTCCGGGGACCGGGCCGTGCGCCTGCAATCCATGGCCCGTGCCGATGAAGGCTTTTTGCTGGGCATGGCCTATTCCACCCAGCGCGGTTACGGCGCTGTCCACCCCTTCACCGGGGAATTGCGCCGCGGTTTCGTGGAGCTGACCGTCATCCCGGAAGAGCTGGGCTTTGCCATCACCCTGGGCGAAGTGGAGCTCACCGAATGCGACATGGTCAGCCGGTACACCGGCCGTGCCCTCGAGCCCTGCTTCACCCGCGGTTACGGGCTCGTCTTCGGCAACAACGAGCGCAAGGCCCTGTCCATGTCCATCGTGGACCGCGCCCTGCGTGCCCGGGAATTGCAGGAAGACCAGATCGATCCTGCCCAGAACCCCGAATTCGTGCTCATGCATGGGGATAACGTGGATGCGTCCGGTTTCGTGCAGCACATCAAACTGCCGCACTATGTGGACTTTCAGGCGGAACTTTCCCTGATCCGCCAGCTGCGGGAACGTAAGCACGCGGAAGAGCAGGCTGCTGCCGCGTCCGAAAAACATGCGGAGGCCAGCCATGCCTGA
- a CDS encoding DUF1045 domain-containing protein, giving the protein MAARYALYYAPHKDEPLYRLMAPLFGRDCRDGSRLPGGPVAPAGVEHGLWTSLAKTPSHYGLHATLKAPFELRSTSEGMLAALKNACRKVAERHASWLTAPLGLQRLPVHSGERQASFLALVPRQGDSASESAMAALERDCVTELDRFRAPLDQRDVERREPLSLDERRNLLRWGYHHVLDLFRFHITLTGPLPHEGAEQVEAALNQYLEPVIDNPLTIAPAGACPGDLP; this is encoded by the coding sequence ATGGCCGCCCGTTACGCTCTCTACTACGCCCCCCACAAGGACGAGCCCCTGTACCGTCTGATGGCTCCTCTGTTCGGCCGGGACTGCCGGGACGGCAGCCGCCTGCCGGGCGGCCCCGTGGCTCCTGCGGGGGTGGAACATGGTCTTTGGACATCCCTGGCAAAAACGCCGTCCCATTACGGTCTGCATGCCACGCTCAAGGCGCCTTTTGAGCTGCGCTCCACCTCGGAGGGCATGCTGGCCGCCCTGAAGAATGCCTGCCGGAAGGTGGCGGAACGTCATGCCTCCTGGCTGACGGCGCCGCTGGGTTTGCAGCGGCTGCCCGTCCACTCCGGTGAGCGCCAGGCCTCCTTTCTGGCCCTGGTCCCCCGGCAGGGGGATAGCGCGTCGGAATCGGCCATGGCCGCTCTGGAGCGGGATTGCGTGACGGAACTGGACCGTTTCCGGGCTCCTCTCGATCAGAGGGACGTGGAACGGCGGGAGCCTTTGAGTCTTGATGAGCGGCGCAATCTCCTGCGCTGGGGCTATCACCATGTGCTGGATCTGTTCCGTTTCCACATAACCCTGACGGGTCCCCTGCCTCATGAGGGGGCGGAGCAGGTGGAAGCAGCCCTGAACCAGTATCTGGAACCGGTGATCGACAATCCCCTGACCATTGCGCCTGCTGGCGCTTGCCCCGGAGACCTGCCTTGA
- the phnE gene encoding phosphonate ABC transporter, permease protein PhnE, which translates to MEAEMKMALQPPRDLRAETCRLVIWGLVLAMLAWAWRGAEMKPMALVEQGGNILTLISDFFPPDFTDWRMYVEEMIVTLHVAIWGTLLAVICAVPLGIMSSENIAPWWICQPVRRLMDAARAINEMVFAMMFVVAVGLGPFAGVLALWVHTTGTLAKLFSEAVEAIEVSPVEGVRSTGASFLEEIIFGVIPQVFPLWISYSLYRFEANVRSATVVGMVGAGGIGMVLWELFRSFNFQQTCAVMAIIVLVVTLFDLLSQRLRKMVL; encoded by the coding sequence ATGGAAGCTGAAATGAAAATGGCCCTGCAGCCGCCGCGCGATCTGCGCGCCGAGACCTGCCGCCTGGTCATCTGGGGCCTTGTTCTGGCCATGCTGGCCTGGGCCTGGCGCGGCGCCGAGATGAAGCCCATGGCGCTGGTGGAACAGGGCGGCAACATCCTTACCCTGATATCCGATTTCTTCCCGCCGGACTTTACGGACTGGCGCATGTATGTGGAAGAAATGATCGTCACCCTGCATGTGGCGATCTGGGGCACCTTGCTGGCGGTCATCTGCGCGGTGCCGCTGGGCATCATGTCTTCCGAGAATATCGCTCCCTGGTGGATCTGCCAGCCGGTGCGCCGCCTCATGGATGCGGCCCGCGCCATCAACGAGATGGTCTTCGCCATGATGTTCGTGGTTGCCGTGGGCCTTGGCCCCTTTGCCGGTGTGCTGGCCCTTTGGGTGCACACCACGGGCACGCTGGCCAAGCTCTTTTCCGAGGCGGTGGAGGCCATCGAGGTCTCGCCGGTGGAAGGCGTCCGCTCTACCGGGGCCAGCTTTCTGGAAGAGATCATCTTCGGGGTCATCCCGCAGGTGTTCCCCCTCTGGATATCCTACTCGCTGTACCGCTTCGAGGCCAATGTGCGCTCTGCCACGGTGGTGGGCATGGTCGGTGCCGGCGGTATAGGCATGGTGCTGTGGGAACTGTTCCGCAGCTTCAACTTCCAGCAGACGTGTGCGGTCATGGCCATCATCGTGCTGGTGGTGACCCTGTTCGACCTGCTTTCCCAGCGTCTGCGCAAAATGGTGCTGTAA
- the phnH gene encoding phosphonate C-P lyase system protein PhnH, whose protein sequence is MSDQQCSRLSWADPVGQAQQVFRLALTALSRPAQTHAFVPCPADTAADELPAGLSPELAALALSLCDNETTVWLAPGLDTEGVRAWFRFHCGTVLVAEPAQAAFAFVPGTEALPDLRCFHQGEAEYPDRSTTICLGGVEEGETAGITASGPGIVGSCTFACRMPEDFLAQWQSNHEQFPLGVDMLLCGPGRLTGLPRTTCLTPAADEVSKCM, encoded by the coding sequence GTGAGCGATCAGCAATGTTCCCGCCTGTCCTGGGCAGATCCTGTGGGACAGGCACAGCAGGTGTTCCGTCTGGCCCTTACCGCGTTGTCCCGGCCTGCCCAGACGCATGCTTTCGTGCCCTGCCCGGCGGATACCGCTGCGGATGAACTGCCTGCCGGGCTGAGTCCGGAACTGGCGGCCCTGGCCCTTTCGCTGTGCGATAACGAGACCACGGTCTGGCTGGCGCCTGGACTGGATACGGAAGGCGTCAGAGCCTGGTTCCGTTTCCACTGCGGCACGGTCCTGGTGGCCGAACCTGCCCAGGCCGCATTCGCCTTCGTCCCCGGTACGGAAGCGCTGCCTGACCTGCGCTGCTTCCATCAGGGAGAGGCTGAATACCCGGATCGCTCCACGACCATCTGCCTTGGCGGAGTAGAGGAGGGGGAAACGGCCGGCATCACCGCTTCCGGTCCCGGCATCGTGGGCAGCTGCACCTTTGCCTGCCGTATGCCGGAAGATTTTCTGGCCCAGTGGCAGAGCAACCATGAGCAATTCCCGCTAGGTGTGGACATGCTGCTTTGCGGGCCGGGCCGCCTGACCGGTCTGCCCCGTACGACCTGCCTGACCCCTGCCGCAGACGAGGTGTCCAAATGTATGTAG
- the phnD gene encoding phosphonate ABC transporter substrate-binding protein — protein sequence MFSRLLSGLLVSAMLLGSALTAQAQQTLNFGIISTEASQNLKVLWDPFLKDMSKALGMEVKAFFASDYAGVIEGMRFKKVDLSWIGNKGAMVMVDRANGEVFAQTTAPDGSKGYYSCLIVNKKSPLQNLDDMFAQASKLSFSNGDPNSTSGFLVPGYYVFAKNGKDPQKIFARTVSANHEANALSVANNTVDVATCNNEGLARLAITAPEKAKELRVIWKSPLIPSDPLVWRKDLPEETKKKISDFIFSYGVKGENVEQARKILTALQWGPFIKSDNSQLIPLCQLELFRAKTVLEGKGYGCQGKGRQDRRDRA from the coding sequence ATGTTTTCCCGTCTTCTTTCCGGCCTGCTGGTCTCTGCCATGCTGCTGGGCAGCGCGCTGACCGCCCAGGCGCAGCAGACCCTCAATTTCGGCATCATCTCCACCGAGGCCAGCCAGAATCTCAAGGTGCTTTGGGATCCTTTCCTCAAGGATATGAGCAAGGCTCTCGGCATGGAAGTCAAAGCCTTCTTTGCCAGTGACTATGCCGGTGTCATCGAAGGCATGCGCTTCAAGAAAGTCGACCTGAGCTGGATCGGCAACAAGGGTGCCATGGTGATGGTGGACCGCGCCAATGGCGAGGTCTTTGCCCAGACCACCGCTCCCGACGGCAGCAAGGGCTACTACTCCTGCCTGATCGTCAACAAGAAGAGCCCGCTCCAGAACCTCGACGACATGTTTGCCCAGGCCTCCAAGCTGAGCTTCAGCAATGGCGACCCCAACTCCACCTCCGGATTCCTGGTGCCCGGCTATTATGTCTTTGCCAAAAACGGCAAGGATCCCCAGAAGATCTTCGCCCGTACCGTATCGGCCAACCACGAGGCCAATGCGCTCTCTGTAGCCAACAATACCGTGGACGTGGCGACCTGCAATAATGAAGGTCTGGCCCGTCTGGCCATCACCGCACCCGAAAAGGCCAAGGAACTGCGCGTGATCTGGAAATCTCCCCTGATCCCCAGCGATCCCCTGGTCTGGCGCAAGGACCTGCCCGAAGAGACCAAGAAAAAGATCTCGGACTTCATCTTCAGCTACGGCGTGAAGGGCGAGAACGTGGAGCAGGCCCGCAAGATCCTGACCGCCCTGCAGTGGGGCCCCTTCATCAAGTCCGACAACAGCCAGCTGATCCCGCTGTGCCAGCTGGAGCTGTTCCGCGCCAAGACGGTGCTGGAAGGCAAAGGATATGGATGCCAAGGAAAAGGCCGCCAAGATCGCCGAGATCGAGCGTAA
- the pap gene encoding polyphosphate:AMP phosphotransferase — protein MFESAALGRACSNKEFEEKAPQLRMRLFNAQLQCIERKIPVLITVAGLVGSGRGAIINLLSEWMDSKHVQNHVFWLVTDEEKARPWPWRFWRQLPAAGQTAVFYDGWYGEAMRQRCCKDVGENEFTASMHRWQALESGLAESGMAIIKLWLHLNKKDHARALKERQENRALVHFSPSDKKIAADYDGMVSAASRAIMLTDRDNAPWSIIDAADPNFRNLSVVKAIIAGIERTIAAHDARAARLKVLESVPEVEEDARESLVSTLDAIDLSSVQAPEHYQKELKRLQKEIYQLSFRAYKKGISSTLIFEGWDAAGKGGAIRRLTAGTDARITRVIPISAPSDEELAHHYLWRFWRHIPRAGFITIYDRSWYGRVLVERVEKLTPKEDWARAYAEINHFEHQLTNNGNILLKFWLHISPEEQLRRFREREAIPWKRYKITDEDWRNRDKWPEYARAADEMFLRTSTEDAPWHVVPAENKKYARLMVLRIYRDALKRALR, from the coding sequence ATGTTTGAATCGGCAGCCCTTGGCAGAGCATGCAGTAACAAAGAATTTGAAGAAAAAGCCCCCCAGCTGCGCATGCGTCTTTTCAATGCTCAGTTGCAGTGCATCGAGCGCAAGATCCCCGTCCTGATTACGGTGGCCGGCCTGGTCGGTTCCGGACGCGGCGCCATCATCAACCTTTTGTCGGAATGGATGGACAGCAAGCATGTGCAAAACCATGTTTTCTGGCTGGTGACCGACGAAGAGAAGGCCCGTCCCTGGCCCTGGCGCTTCTGGCGGCAGCTCCCTGCTGCCGGACAGACGGCGGTCTTTTATGACGGCTGGTATGGTGAGGCCATGCGGCAGCGCTGCTGCAAAGATGTGGGAGAAAACGAATTCACCGCCAGCATGCATCGCTGGCAGGCCCTGGAATCCGGGCTGGCGGAATCCGGGATGGCCATTATCAAGCTCTGGCTCCATCTCAACAAAAAGGACCATGCCCGCGCGCTCAAGGAGCGTCAGGAGAACCGGGCCCTGGTGCATTTTTCGCCATCCGACAAGAAGATCGCCGCGGATTACGATGGTATGGTCAGTGCCGCGTCCCGGGCCATCATGCTGACAGACCGCGACAATGCGCCCTGGAGCATCATCGACGCCGCGGATCCCAATTTCCGCAACCTGTCCGTGGTGAAAGCCATCATCGCGGGTATCGAGCGGACCATCGCCGCCCACGATGCCCGTGCCGCCCGCCTCAAGGTGCTGGAATCCGTGCCCGAAGTGGAAGAGGACGCCCGTGAGTCCCTGGTCTCCACCCTGGATGCCATCGACCTTTCCAGCGTGCAGGCTCCCGAACATTACCAGAAGGAACTGAAACGCCTGCAGAAGGAGATCTATCAGCTTTCGTTCCGGGCGTACAAAAAAGGCATCTCGTCCACACTCATCTTTGAAGGCTGGGATGCCGCCGGCAAGGGGGGAGCCATCCGGCGCCTCACTGCCGGGACAGATGCCCGCATCACGCGTGTCATCCCCATCAGCGCCCCTTCGGATGAAGAGCTGGCGCACCATTACCTGTGGCGTTTCTGGCGGCACATCCCCCGTGCCGGTTTCATCACCATCTATGACCGCTCCTGGTACGGCCGTGTCCTTGTGGAACGGGTGGAAAAGCTGACCCCCAAGGAAGACTGGGCCCGCGCCTATGCCGAGATCAATCATTTTGAGCATCAGCTGACCAACAACGGCAACATATTGCTCAAATTCTGGCTGCACATCTCGCCGGAGGAACAGCTGCGACGCTTCCGGGAGCGTGAGGCCATCCCGTGGAAGCGCTACAAGATCACCGATGAAGACTGGCGTAACCGTGACAAGTGGCCCGAGTACGCCCGCGCCGCGGACGAGATGTTCCTGCGTACCAGCACGGAAGATGCCCCCTGGCATGTGGTCCCCGCGGAGAACAAGAAGTATGCCCGCCTGATGGTCCTGCGCATTTACAGGGATGCCCTGAAGCGCGCCCTGCGCTGA
- a CDS encoding alpha-D-ribose 1-methylphosphonate 5-phosphate C-P-lyase PhnJ, with product MPENLTTTPAASGLEGYNFAYLDEGTKRMVRRALLKAVAIPGYQVPFASREMPMPYGWGTGGIQVTASIIGRDDMLKVIDQGSDDTTNAVSIRRFFERTAAVTTTTHTGEASIIQTRHRIPEQPLREDQIMVYQVPMPEPLRWLEPSEKETRTLHALEEYGIMSIKLYEDIMRHGDIATGFDYPVKVNGRYIMSPSPIPRFDNPKMHQCPALQLFGAGREKRIYAIPPYTDVVSLDFEDYPFTPQRWDQCCAICGATDTYLDEIVMDDAGTRMFVCSDTDNCARRVAEQGGTAAPREEK from the coding sequence ATGCCTGAGAACCTGACGACCACGCCTGCGGCCTCCGGGCTGGAAGGCTACAACTTTGCCTATCTCGATGAAGGCACCAAGCGCATGGTGCGCCGGGCCCTGCTCAAGGCAGTGGCCATCCCCGGCTACCAGGTGCCTTTTGCCAGCCGTGAGATGCCCATGCCCTACGGCTGGGGGACGGGCGGCATCCAGGTCACGGCCAGCATCATCGGCCGGGACGACATGCTCAAAGTCATCGACCAGGGCTCGGATGATACGACCAATGCCGTTTCCATCCGTCGTTTCTTCGAACGTACCGCAGCCGTGACCACGACCACCCATACCGGAGAAGCCAGCATCATCCAGACCCGTCACCGCATCCCCGAGCAGCCCCTGCGCGAGGATCAGATCATGGTCTACCAGGTGCCCATGCCGGAGCCCCTGCGCTGGCTCGAACCCAGCGAAAAAGAGACCCGTACCCTGCATGCTTTGGAAGAGTACGGCATCATGAGCATCAAGCTGTATGAGGACATCATGCGGCATGGCGATATCGCCACCGGCTTCGACTATCCCGTGAAGGTCAATGGCCGCTACATCATGAGCCCGTCGCCCATCCCGCGTTTCGACAACCCCAAGATGCACCAGTGCCCGGCGCTGCAGCTTTTCGGTGCCGGCCGGGAAAAGCGCATCTACGCCATCCCGCCCTATACGGATGTGGTCAGTCTCGACTTTGAGGATTACCCCTTCACGCCCCAGAGGTGGGATCAGTGCTGCGCCATCTGCGGCGCCACAGACACCTATCTGGACGAGATCGTCATGGATGACGCCGGGACGCGTATGTTCGTCTGTTCCGATACCGACAATTGTGCCCGGCGCGTGGCCGAGCAGGGCGGCACTGCCGCTCCCAGGGAGGAGAAATAG